A genomic segment from Hypomesus transpacificus isolate Combined female chromosome 13, fHypTra1, whole genome shotgun sequence encodes:
- the LOC124475982 gene encoding uncharacterized protein LOC124475982, which yields MGFEIWTIKTVVVMAVGVVTMLPSCIVESVGNSSSTELKLWDFEVKPSVTQTTLAVVYKEIDRLRREQATIRQQQEALKHMLSSQKKEFPMTIGSTALAPYPLTTQEIESWSSEDTDSMPNFDPCYRYTVLDQTWRATNTSTKHKMCDRNANWKGWYRLFYKGKSLQMPERCPPVDKCGTHAPLWLASSHPRRSDGIVSRRVCGHWKKQCCAFKSTPIKVKKCRGNYYVYQFVKPTSCHLAYCADVNTIVCGRCRRSESCVSRDKISWTCKRKKVIKRQVHFFAAIPTSITGKVNRIKYSSVTVNVGHAFNRKTFTFRAPVKGIYQFFFSTQTTSGGKTDLWLVVNGYWVSVSHTQVTSPSSVGSLRTYMTFLRRGGLVYVTQNCGNSWANAASSTIIFGGSLLSQ from the exons ATGGGCTTTGAGATCTGGACTATAAAGACG GTGGTTGTCATGGCTGTTGGCGTGGTAACCATGTTGCCTTCCTGCATAGTGGAGTCGGTAGGGAACTCAAGCTCT ACAGAGCTAAAGCTTTGGGACTTTGAAGTGAAACCATCGGTAACACAGACAACACTGGCTGTGGTCTACAAG GAGATTGATAGGTTGAGGCGTGAGCAGGCAACAATTAGGCAACAGCAAGAGGCCTTGAAACAC ATGCTGTCAAGCCAGAAGAAAGAGTTTCCCATGACAATAG gtAGCACTGCCCTCGCGCCCTACCCTCTAACCACCCAAGAAATTGAAAGCTGGTCTTCCGAAGACACAGACTCCATGCCCAACTTTGACCCCTGCTACCGCTACACAGTCCTGGACCAGACATGGAGGGCCACCAATACCAGCACCAAGCATAAGATGTGTGACCGTAACGCCAACTGGAAGGGGTGGTACCGCCTCTTCTACAAAGGGAAGAGCCTGCAGATGCCAGAGAGGTGTCCCCCTGTTGACAAGTGTGGCACCCACGCCCCCCTGTGGCTGGCTAGTTCCCACCCTCGAAGGAGTGACGGCATCGTGAGCCGCAGGGTCTGTGGGCACTGGAAGAAGCAGTGCTGTGCCTTCAAGTCCACTCCCATCAAGGTCAAGAAGTGTAGGGGAAACTACTATGTCTACCAGTTTGTCAAACCGACAAGCTGCCATCTGGCCTACTGTGCAG ACGTGAACACTATCGTGTGTGGCAGATGCAGGAGAAGTGAAAGTTGTGTGAGCAGAGACAAAATTAGCTGGACGTGTAAGAGGAAGAAAG TGATAAAAAGACAAGTTCACTTCTTCGCCGCCATCCCCACAAGCATCACAGGCAAGGTGAACCGCATCAAGTACAGTTCTGTCACAGTGAACGTGGGCCACGCCTTCAACAGGAAGACCTTCACCTTCCGGGCTCCTGTCAAGGGCATCTACCAGTTCTTCTTTTCCACCCAAACTACCAGTGGTGGTAAAACAGACCTGTGGCTTGTCGTCAACGGTTACTGggtttctgtctctcacacccAGGTCACCAGCCCCTCCTCTGTTGGCAGCCTGCGAACGTACATGACCTTCCTGCGCAGAGGAGGCCTGGTGTACGTGACCCAGAACTGTGGCAACTCTTGGGCAAACGCTGCGTCTTCCACCATCATTTTTGGGGGCTCACTACTCTCACAGTAG